A single Bifidobacterium scardovii JCM 12489 = DSM 13734 DNA region contains:
- a CDS encoding KUP/HAK/KT family potassium transporter — translation MASKPDETLLKADTFTNAPKVSRRTLTKEERDELNKRRMAEQKEAEKLAKTASKGPIGRWWTKLQSGPDKITLGMSIVALGVVYGDIGTSPLYTAQTFLAGQGGLANADREAVLGMLSLVFWSITLITTVKYVLIATRIDNNGEGGIFALYSLIRRYGAWLAIPAMLGGAAFLADSVLTPAVSISSAVEGLRSLPPLEQLFKTNPNMTLMITVVIIVLLFAVQSRGTESIGKVFGSVVLVWFTFLAVVGLVNLSNDWTVFEALNPVYGIRFLFSPHNAAGVALMGTVFLSTTGAEALYSDMGHVGRGNIYFTWPFIKVALVLCYFGQGAWMLKHQNDPALADVQSLNPFFQMMTPNVRYVAVILSVTAGVIASQALITGAFTMVSEATRLNWMPHLQVRYPARTRGQLYIPVVNGVLCVATLAVLALFKDSEHISAAYGLALTITMITTTVLLAVHIWHHGHRFGAIVFTVLFLAIQIMFFVASMAKFLHGGWFTMLLTLAILYVMYTWNEGTKIERSQRRHMKPADFLPALDRLHGDFRVPYFADNLVYMTSDAEMRRLDTDIFFSIFADHPKRARAWWAVSVQTTDDPFTREYSVEDFGTSYLFRVRIRLGFKVSQSIPAYLHQIMHDLSESGELPAQKSIYPKVDADPDIGTIRYVLIHKDLMPESKVTTGGAIALRSKYTIRHVAGSPVKWFGLAPYNPVVEVQPLFITTRRPPRLKRVTLRRPINDLRMAESGRPDENDDSIRIDRADPAVAPGLPAGRSGAAKRLPADGETTVVMQRVADDPNGAGRSGKPGKAAAGKSGKPGQPGAGKSDGSAVSGKVSKPGRSDKRQS, via the coding sequence ATGGCCAGCAAGCCAGACGAAACTCTGTTGAAAGCCGACACGTTCACGAACGCGCCGAAGGTTTCCCGCAGAACACTGACCAAAGAGGAACGAGACGAACTGAACAAACGCCGCATGGCGGAGCAGAAGGAAGCGGAAAAGCTCGCCAAGACGGCATCTAAGGGACCGATCGGGCGCTGGTGGACCAAGCTCCAGTCCGGCCCGGACAAGATCACATTGGGCATGTCCATCGTGGCGCTCGGCGTCGTGTATGGCGACATCGGTACCTCGCCCCTGTACACCGCGCAGACCTTTCTCGCCGGGCAGGGCGGCCTCGCCAACGCCGACCGCGAAGCCGTGCTCGGCATGCTCTCGCTGGTATTCTGGTCGATCACGCTGATCACCACCGTCAAGTACGTGCTGATCGCCACGCGCATCGACAACAACGGCGAAGGCGGCATCTTCGCCCTGTATTCGCTGATCCGGCGGTACGGCGCCTGGCTGGCCATACCGGCCATGCTCGGCGGCGCGGCGTTCCTCGCCGACTCGGTGCTCACGCCGGCGGTGTCGATCAGCTCCGCAGTCGAAGGCCTGCGCTCGCTGCCCCCGCTGGAGCAGTTGTTCAAGACCAACCCCAACATGACGCTGATGATCACCGTGGTGATCATCGTGCTGCTGTTCGCCGTGCAGTCGCGCGGCACCGAGAGCATCGGCAAGGTGTTCGGTTCGGTGGTGCTGGTGTGGTTCACCTTCCTCGCCGTCGTCGGCCTGGTCAACCTGTCGAACGACTGGACCGTGTTCGAGGCGCTCAACCCCGTGTACGGCATCCGGTTCCTGTTCAGCCCGCACAACGCCGCCGGCGTGGCGCTTATGGGCACCGTGTTCCTGTCGACCACCGGCGCCGAGGCCCTGTACTCCGATATGGGCCACGTCGGGCGCGGCAACATCTACTTCACATGGCCGTTCATCAAGGTGGCGCTCGTGCTGTGCTACTTCGGCCAGGGCGCGTGGATGCTCAAGCACCAGAACGATCCGGCGCTCGCCGACGTGCAGAGCCTCAACCCGTTCTTCCAGATGATGACGCCGAACGTGCGCTACGTGGCCGTCATCCTGTCGGTCACGGCCGGCGTGATCGCCTCGCAGGCGCTGATCACCGGCGCGTTCACGATGGTGTCCGAGGCCACGCGCCTCAACTGGATGCCGCATCTGCAGGTGCGCTACCCGGCCCGCACGCGCGGCCAGCTGTACATCCCCGTCGTCAACGGCGTGCTGTGCGTCGCGACCCTCGCCGTGCTCGCGCTGTTCAAGGATTCCGAGCACATCTCCGCCGCGTACGGCCTGGCGCTGACCATCACGATGATCACCACGACCGTGTTGCTCGCCGTGCACATCTGGCACCACGGACACCGCTTTGGCGCGATCGTATTCACCGTCTTGTTCCTCGCCATCCAGATCATGTTCTTCGTGGCGTCCATGGCGAAGTTCCTGCACGGCGGCTGGTTCACCATGCTGCTCACGCTGGCCATCCTGTACGTGATGTACACGTGGAACGAGGGCACGAAAATCGAACGCTCGCAGCGCCGGCACATGAAGCCCGCGGACTTCCTGCCCGCGCTCGACCGCCTGCACGGCGACTTCCGCGTGCCCTATTTCGCCGACAATCTGGTGTACATGACGTCCGACGCGGAAATGCGCCGTCTCGACACCGACATCTTCTTCTCGATCTTCGCCGACCACCCCAAGCGCGCCCGCGCCTGGTGGGCCGTGTCGGTGCAGACCACCGACGACCCGTTCACCCGCGAGTATTCGGTGGAGGATTTCGGCACGAGCTACCTGTTCCGAGTGCGCATCAGACTCGGATTCAAGGTGTCGCAGTCCATCCCGGCGTACCTGCACCAGATCATGCACGATCTGAGCGAGTCGGGCGAGCTGCCCGCGCAGAAGTCGATCTACCCGAAGGTGGACGCCGACCCGGATATCGGCACGATCCGCTACGTGCTGATCCACAAGGACCTCATGCCCGAGTCGAAGGTGACCACCGGCGGCGCCATCGCGCTGCGCAGCAAGTACACGATCCGCCACGTCGCCGGTTCCCCGGTCAAGTGGTTCGGTCTGGCGCCGTACAATCCGGTGGTCGAGGTGCAGCCGCTGTTCATCACCACGCGCCGCCCGCCGAGACTCAAGCGCGTCACGCTGCGCCGGCCGATCAACGACCTGCGCATGGCGGAATCCGGCCGCCCCGACGAGAACGACGATTCGATCCGCATCGACAGGGCCGATCCGGCCGTCGCGCCCGGCCTGCCCGCCGGCAGGTCCGGCGCCGCCAAGCGGCTGCCGGCCGACGGCGAGACGACCGTCGTAATGCAGCGGGTCGCGGATGATCCGAACGGCGCCGGCAGGTCCGGCAAACCGGGCAAGGCGGCCGCCGGCAAATCCGGCAAACCGGGGCAGCCGGGCGCCGGCAAATCCGACGGATCGGCCGTATCCGGAAAGGTCTCCAAGCCGGGCAGATCCGATAAGCGGCAGTCCTGA
- a CDS encoding DUF4012 domain-containing protein, with protein MRPIAPKHITHTGHGNLSEAVTPKRVALFVLSLLAGAALSVVGIYGISALVMLSNVSRLVDASENLANTALGCGGDKDISSAAKELVSSTRGLRDELNRPQWTFFRDHTAYGADIDAARAMLDSVGNLVDGPFTDAANLAGSLSGFSMQDKTVDLSALTAMPKIVKQARADIKTETAKLNTLQQPTLGVTSKLLNAGKSGLASVDTLLDEYDELVNLIPQLLGENGARTYLAVIYNPAELRSGGGMVGNIAAITADHGKVTIGDFTATTNLKYADQPFDDENVQEAEVFGEWIWKYPQTTTMNPNFRRAAITLANLWKSQEGHENADVSGVLALDPVFLQSLIGATGSVKLSDGKVLDGTNTVKFFLDELYSQHPDFEEQNAYTNNASKEIMTSVFSGMDGSSLSGVLKAIRDSSADSHFKLWMQQDEELAALVQTRILDANVAGLLPGDEATPVSGVYLNEMTASKLDWYLDMKVKITKTCGDTFAGNQTYLDDSLQAPAMSTVLGGIAEQDLGDEYTVVVTLHNTMTKQQAKELPTFVTGSSGSGSMWLTTILMAPAGGEITSIAYDNASYDTNGIVADHQFVVLNSADGLAPESTTTIAYTVRASEKATSNLSVATTPIISQTGTYTGTGEVIDECGGNVPDAAEDALIGTGSAGETGSDGIDGTGTDGNGTDGNGTDGNGSTDANAGAQGSTSEDKNSTNTSGSGGSGGALDSLDKLKGQIECPVDFKKLASL; from the coding sequence ATGCGTCCGATCGCGCCTAAGCATATTACCCACACGGGGCACGGCAATCTGTCGGAAGCCGTGACGCCCAAGCGCGTGGCGCTGTTCGTGCTGTCGCTGCTGGCCGGGGCGGCGCTGTCGGTGGTCGGTATCTACGGCATCTCCGCCCTGGTGATGCTCAGCAACGTAAGCCGTCTGGTCGATGCCAGCGAGAACCTGGCCAATACGGCGCTGGGCTGCGGCGGGGATAAGGACATCTCGTCGGCGGCCAAGGAACTGGTGTCGTCCACGCGCGGGCTGCGCGACGAACTGAACCGGCCGCAATGGACCTTCTTCCGCGACCATACCGCGTACGGCGCCGATATCGATGCGGCCCGCGCCATGCTCGACTCGGTCGGCAATCTGGTCGACGGCCCCTTCACGGATGCGGCGAATCTGGCCGGGAGCCTCTCCGGCTTCTCCATGCAGGACAAGACCGTGGATCTGAGCGCGCTGACCGCGATGCCGAAGATCGTGAAGCAGGCCCGCGCCGACATCAAGACGGAAACCGCCAAGCTGAACACCTTGCAGCAGCCGACGCTCGGCGTGACCTCCAAGCTGCTCAATGCAGGCAAGTCCGGTCTGGCATCGGTGGACACCCTGCTCGACGAGTACGACGAGCTGGTCAATCTCATTCCCCAGCTGCTCGGCGAGAACGGCGCGCGCACCTATCTCGCGGTGATCTACAACCCGGCGGAGCTGCGTTCGGGCGGCGGCATGGTCGGCAACATCGCCGCGATCACGGCCGATCACGGCAAGGTGACGATCGGCGATTTCACGGCGACGACCAACCTGAAGTACGCCGATCAGCCGTTCGACGACGAGAACGTGCAGGAGGCCGAGGTATTCGGCGAGTGGATCTGGAAGTACCCGCAGACCACCACGATGAACCCGAATTTCCGCAGGGCCGCGATCACGCTGGCCAACCTGTGGAAATCGCAGGAAGGCCATGAGAACGCGGACGTCTCCGGCGTGCTGGCCCTGGACCCGGTGTTCCTGCAGTCGCTCATCGGGGCGACCGGTTCCGTGAAGCTGTCCGACGGCAAGGTGCTGGACGGCACGAACACGGTCAAGTTCTTCCTGGACGAGCTGTACTCCCAGCATCCCGATTTCGAGGAACAGAACGCGTACACCAACAATGCGTCCAAGGAGATCATGACCAGCGTGTTCTCCGGCATGGATGGATCGTCGCTGTCCGGCGTGCTCAAGGCGATCCGCGATTCTTCGGCGGACAGCCATTTCAAGCTGTGGATGCAGCAGGACGAGGAGCTGGCCGCTCTGGTGCAGACGCGCATATTGGACGCCAACGTCGCCGGCCTGCTGCCCGGCGACGAGGCCACGCCGGTCAGCGGCGTGTACCTGAACGAGATGACCGCCAGCAAGCTGGACTGGTACCTGGACATGAAGGTGAAGATCACCAAGACCTGCGGCGACACCTTCGCGGGGAACCAGACGTATTTGGACGACAGCCTGCAGGCGCCGGCCATGTCGACGGTGCTCGGCGGCATCGCGGAGCAGGATCTTGGCGACGAGTACACGGTCGTGGTGACGCTGCACAACACGATGACCAAGCAGCAGGCCAAGGAGCTGCCGACCTTCGTCACGGGAAGCTCGGGATCGGGGTCGATGTGGCTGACCACGATACTGATGGCGCCGGCCGGCGGCGAAATTACCTCCATCGCCTATGACAACGCGTCGTACGATACGAACGGCATCGTCGCCGATCACCAGTTCGTGGTGCTCAATTCCGCCGATGGCTTGGCCCCGGAGTCCACGACCACGATCGCCTACACCGTGAGGGCCTCGGAAAAGGCCACCAGCAACCTGAGCGTCGCCACCACGCCGATCATTTCCCAGACCGGCACGTACACCGGCACCGGCGAAGTGATCGACGAGTGCGGAGGCAACGTGCCGGATGCGGCCGAGGACGCGCTGATCGGCACCGGCTCCGCCGGGGAGACCGGAAGCGACGGCATCGACGGAACCGGCACTGACGGCAACGGCACTGACGGCAACGGCACTGACGGCAACGGTTCGACGGATGCCAATGCCGGCGCGCAAGGCTCCACGTCCGAGGACAAGAATTCGACGAATACCTCCGGTTCCGGGGGCTCCGGCGGCGCGCTGGACTCCTTGGACAAGTTGAAGGGCCAGATCGAATGCCCCGTCGATTTCAAGAAGCTCGCCTCGCTGTAG
- a CDS encoding class II glutamine amidotransferase: MCRLLGYAAAGANTSLQAILGESATREFLELSEIHNDGWGTALLSKPSERPYSRDGGAPAPETGVKLYKSTVAARFDSLFGDFASDPARGALWHLRLASSNLPLIMENQQPFFANGLSFIHNGDISDDNGVNIVRNRSYPVNQGAFLSTGGRSDSAIFFSVILEYIAFGFALDEAVAQAVRQLRQAYPKSSYNCMIQSEDQLIALCAAGREKTSPRIVEIYDEYGKGEKAHDYRVLRYRSLRDEDGQRAGVVVASSGFLQDEADGWRELHNDEMIIASNRTGEFRVCSI; the protein is encoded by the coding sequence ATGTGCAGATTACTGGGATACGCAGCGGCCGGGGCCAATACGAGCCTGCAGGCCATTCTCGGCGAATCTGCGACACGCGAGTTTCTGGAGCTCAGCGAGATCCACAACGACGGTTGGGGAACTGCGTTGCTGTCCAAGCCGAGCGAGCGGCCGTACTCCCGTGACGGGGGCGCGCCCGCACCGGAAACCGGCGTAAAACTGTACAAGAGCACGGTCGCGGCACGCTTCGACTCGCTGTTCGGCGATTTCGCCTCCGACCCCGCGCGCGGCGCCCTGTGGCATCTACGACTGGCCAGCTCGAACCTGCCGCTGATCATGGAGAACCAGCAACCGTTCTTCGCGAACGGCCTGAGCTTCATCCACAACGGCGACATCTCCGACGACAACGGCGTGAACATTGTGCGCAACCGTTCGTACCCGGTCAATCAGGGCGCGTTCCTTTCCACCGGCGGGCGTTCCGATTCCGCGATCTTCTTTTCGGTGATCCTGGAGTACATCGCGTTCGGCTTCGCGCTCGACGAGGCCGTGGCTCAGGCCGTGCGCCAGCTGCGCCAGGCCTACCCGAAGTCCAGCTACAACTGCATGATTCAGAGCGAGGACCAGCTCATCGCGCTGTGCGCGGCCGGCCGCGAGAAGACCAGCCCGCGCATCGTCGAGATCTACGACGAGTACGGCAAGGGCGAGAAGGCGCACGACTACCGCGTGCTGCGCTACCGGTCGCTGCGCGACGAGGACGGGCAGCGTGCCGGCGTCGTGGTCGCCAGCTCCGGGTTCCTCCAGGATGAGGCCGATGGCTGGCGCGAGCTGCATAACGACGAGATGATCATCGCGTCCAACCGCACCGGCGAGTTCCGCGTGTGCTCCATCTGA
- a CDS encoding HD domain-containing protein, with protein sequence MSGIIPSLEQIDELHRKIAPSEAAYELIHTHCVIVATIACQLVRRQNALFTRRCQPGDAEDSGGVVGGTVPPRLLDEHMAMIGGLLHDIGTYRVLKHDGSDGEPLKFSGKRYILHGLLGYEYLLDEGIDESVAEFARNHTGVGLTRAQVEAQGLPLPPADYVPVTLEQETVMVADKYHSKSVPPKFVSVDAYTARAARFGEENRRRWLELVERYGRPDIAALAERYHMRMI encoded by the coding sequence ATGAGTGGGATTATTCCGTCATTGGAGCAGATCGACGAACTGCACAGGAAGATAGCGCCGTCCGAGGCGGCGTACGAGCTGATCCATACGCACTGCGTGATCGTGGCTACGATCGCATGCCAGCTGGTGCGGCGGCAGAACGCACTGTTCACCAGGCGCTGCCAGCCGGGGGATGCGGAAGACAGCGGCGGCGTGGTCGGCGGCACCGTGCCCCCGCGGCTGCTCGACGAGCATATGGCGATGATCGGCGGGCTGCTGCACGACATCGGCACCTATCGGGTGCTCAAGCATGATGGCTCGGACGGGGAACCGCTGAAATTCAGCGGCAAACGATACATTCTGCACGGCCTGCTCGGCTACGAGTACCTGCTGGACGAGGGCATCGACGAGTCCGTGGCGGAATTCGCGCGCAACCACACCGGCGTCGGGCTCACCCGGGCGCAGGTGGAGGCGCAGGGCCTGCCGTTGCCTCCGGCCGACTACGTGCCGGTGACCCTGGAGCAGGAGACCGTGATGGTGGCCGACAAATACCACAGCAAATCGGTGCCGCCGAAATTCGTCTCCGTGGACGCCTATACCGCCCGCGCGGCCCGATTCGGCGAGGAGAACCGCCGGCGCTGGCTGGAACTGGTGGAACGGTACGGCCGCCCCGACATCGCCGCGCTCGCCGAGCGCTACCACATGCGGATGATCTGA
- a CDS encoding TatD family hydrolase gives MSKHHRDRSWPPAPEPLPADAQVIDNHTHVASVVPFSRAMSHEAAIKGQPDVPVYSVDELLAQAAAVGVSGIIDSGCELPNLMTAIDMAREHPGQVHAAIAIHPNEAVRHGHRAVPGPDGLPVKYQPYHDTSFDDAMAEVARLARRYPKQVVAIGETGMDLFRTGDAAKGIQREAFREHIALAKELNLPMQIHDRDAHAEVIDTLLADGSPERTVFHSYSGDAAMAEVAREHGWYLSFSGTVSYKGNDGIRESARIVGLDHIMVETDAPYLTPMPYRGRTNAPYTIPYTLTALADVFDLPVAEVARATRRVTRTVYGV, from the coding sequence ATGAGCAAGCACCATCGCGACCGCAGCTGGCCGCCGGCACCCGAACCGTTGCCGGCGGACGCGCAGGTCATCGACAATCACACGCATGTGGCCTCCGTCGTGCCGTTTTCCCGCGCCATGAGCCACGAGGCCGCCATCAAGGGCCAACCCGACGTGCCCGTCTACAGCGTCGACGAACTGCTCGCGCAGGCGGCAGCGGTCGGCGTGAGCGGCATCATCGATTCCGGCTGCGAACTGCCGAACCTCATGACCGCCATCGACATGGCACGGGAGCACCCGGGGCAGGTGCACGCGGCCATCGCCATCCATCCCAACGAGGCCGTGCGCCACGGGCACCGTGCCGTGCCGGGGCCGGATGGGCTGCCGGTCAAATACCAGCCGTACCACGACACCAGCTTCGACGACGCCATGGCCGAGGTGGCCCGGCTCGCGCGCCGCTACCCCAAGCAGGTCGTGGCCATCGGCGAGACCGGCATGGACCTGTTCCGCACGGGGGACGCGGCCAAGGGCATCCAGCGCGAGGCGTTCCGCGAGCATATCGCGCTCGCCAAGGAACTGAACCTGCCCATGCAGATCCACGACCGCGACGCGCACGCCGAGGTCATCGACACGCTGCTCGCCGACGGCAGCCCCGAGCGCACCGTATTCCACAGCTATTCGGGGGACGCGGCCATGGCCGAGGTCGCGCGGGAGCACGGCTGGTACCTAAGCTTTTCCGGCACGGTGAGCTACAAGGGCAACGACGGCATCCGCGAGTCGGCACGCATCGTCGGGCTTGACCACATCATGGTGGAGACCGACGCCCCCTACCTGACGCCGATGCCCTACCGCGGGCGCACCAATGCGCCGTACACGATCCCCTACACGCTCACCGCGCTCGCCGACGTCTTCGATCTGCCGGTCGCCGAGGTCGCCCGCGCCACCCGACGTGTCACGCGCACGGTCTACGGGGTCTGA
- a CDS encoding ATP-binding cassette domain-containing protein: MSEHDMDKDMKMTDNEPLETAAGTVDAVADGAEDAAGATSDVADEVRFSIVFDDDDDEAPAATEVDAADGADAADDAGAQTASAAADEPAEPAAAPESVSDEAAAANAARVNETLALNAKAAAKTAQPAVESAAAEPAAMRLSARLDKELNRTEDKVLLRSYPTLAFKKVTLTDPKTGHNTLDRVDASFYAGHTYAIRVESDDERVALLSVMTGMMRPTDGAVMNKSLNVLEIEPGELRAHRLGIIPQRYALRDDLSAEKNVLYAMDASGRTFLKPKPVIARELLHYVHFDTETPNAPVGKLPVVQQRLVAIARAMACEAEIVIADEPTGGLDMDDSVTVMRTLLSLTHADPKRCVILITGDDEVAEVAESVLDLRS; this comes from the coding sequence ATGAGCGAGCACGATATGGACAAGGACATGAAGATGACCGATAACGAACCGCTGGAAACCGCAGCCGGCACGGTTGACGCAGTCGCCGACGGCGCGGAGGACGCCGCAGGGGCGACCTCCGACGTGGCCGACGAGGTCCGGTTCAGCATCGTGTTCGACGATGACGACGACGAGGCTCCCGCCGCAACGGAGGTGGACGCCGCCGATGGTGCGGACGCCGCCGATGACGCCGGGGCGCAGACCGCGTCGGCGGCCGCCGACGAGCCCGCGGAACCGGCCGCAGCCCCGGAGAGCGTATCCGACGAGGCCGCAGCGGCCAACGCGGCGCGTGTGAACGAAACCTTGGCGCTGAACGCCAAGGCCGCCGCCAAGACCGCGCAGCCAGCCGTGGAAAGCGCAGCAGCCGAGCCGGCCGCGATGCGGCTGTCGGCCCGCCTGGACAAGGAACTCAACCGCACCGAGGACAAGGTCCTGCTCCGCTCGTACCCGACGCTCGCGTTCAAGAAGGTGACGCTCACCGATCCCAAGACCGGGCACAACACGCTCGACCGTGTGGACGCCTCGTTCTACGCCGGCCACACCTACGCGATCCGCGTGGAGAGCGACGACGAGCGCGTGGCCCTGCTCAGCGTGATGACCGGCATGATGCGGCCCACGGACGGCGCGGTGATGAACAAGAGCCTGAACGTGCTGGAGATCGAGCCGGGCGAGCTGCGCGCGCACCGTCTCGGCATCATTCCGCAGCGCTACGCCCTGCGCGACGATCTGAGCGCCGAGAAGAACGTGCTCTATGCGATGGACGCCTCCGGACGCACCTTCCTCAAGCCCAAGCCCGTGATCGCCCGCGAGCTGCTGCATTACGTCCATTTCGACACCGAAACGCCGAACGCGCCGGTCGGCAAGCTGCCCGTGGTGCAGCAGCGGCTGGTGGCCATCGCGCGCGCGATGGCGTGCGAGGCGGAGATCGTCATCGCCGACGAGCCAACCGGCGGCTTGGACATGGACGACAGCGTCACCGTGATGCGCACGCTGCTGTCGCTCACCCACGCCGATCCCAAGCGCTGCGTGATCCTCATCACCGGCGACGACGAGGTGGCCGAAGTCGCCGAAAGCGTCCTCGACCTGCGGAGCTAG
- a CDS encoding ABC transporter permease: MFVLKNAWAQLIRHKWRTLLTLIVTTVVAFGSLFGLSIGQANTTATTTDRDALAPGAVVRMTAAQQAKRDGADPDWTKNYLSTNDYNDYYAVVTGASITLSNVNASMSIPVRQTSGSVQAIAGTDDQDADKTGGEFTLKAFTSVQTARDNDLGSYTVVKGKHLSYSGNAPKGALISQALADKNNLKVGDEITVASPTDASKTQKLTVRGIYQYNDEAAAGQGSDAKLAKDNRDNAIYVAYNTLYTTGLTNEKGSGWEVPDLSYVFEFSSMKDYNTFKTKAAKKIAKGYEISSPTITKYEKKIAPLTEFNATMRTVTVALLAGGGVLLLLFVLLGVARRSGEIGTALVCGVTRGLIGWQFMLEVFIPTLVGLAIGLLAGGLSAKPLGAALAGGYATPVTGAMVWHVAWIGLVSILVLAVIAALRTACFGTGTLFKARENDRNTEATA; this comes from the coding sequence ATGTTCGTTCTCAAGAACGCTTGGGCGCAGCTTATCCGCCACAAGTGGCGGACATTGCTCACGCTGATCGTCACCACGGTCGTCGCTTTCGGATCGTTGTTCGGCCTGTCGATCGGGCAGGCGAACACCACCGCAACCACCACCGACCGGGATGCGCTGGCTCCGGGCGCCGTCGTGCGCATGACCGCCGCGCAGCAGGCCAAGCGCGATGGCGCCGATCCGGATTGGACCAAGAACTACCTGTCCACCAACGACTACAACGACTACTACGCCGTGGTGACGGGCGCCTCGATCACGCTGTCCAACGTGAACGCCTCGATGTCCATCCCAGTGCGCCAGACCAGCGGCTCGGTCCAGGCCATCGCGGGCACCGATGACCAGGATGCGGACAAGACCGGCGGCGAATTCACGCTCAAGGCGTTCACGTCGGTGCAGACCGCGCGCGACAACGATCTCGGATCGTACACCGTGGTCAAGGGCAAGCACCTGAGCTATTCGGGCAACGCCCCGAAGGGCGCCCTGATCTCCCAGGCACTGGCCGACAAGAACAACCTCAAGGTCGGCGACGAGATCACCGTGGCCAGCCCGACCGACGCCTCGAAGACGCAGAAGCTCACCGTGCGCGGCATCTACCAGTACAACGACGAGGCCGCCGCAGGCCAGGGCTCGGACGCCAAGCTCGCCAAGGACAACCGCGACAATGCGATCTACGTCGCCTACAACACGCTGTATACCACCGGCCTGACCAACGAAAAGGGCAGCGGCTGGGAGGTCCCCGACCTGAGCTACGTCTTCGAGTTCTCGAGCATGAAGGACTACAACACCTTCAAGACCAAGGCCGCCAAGAAGATCGCCAAGGGCTATGAGATCTCGTCCCCGACGATCACCAAGTACGAGAAGAAGATCGCGCCGCTGACCGAGTTCAACGCCACGATGCGGACCGTGACCGTCGCGCTGCTCGCCGGAGGCGGCGTGCTGCTGCTCCTGTTCGTGCTGCTTGGCGTCGCCCGCCGCTCCGGCGAGATCGGCACGGCGCTGGTGTGCGGCGTGACGCGCGGCCTGATCGGATGGCAGTTCATGCTGGAGGTGTTCATCCCCACGCTGGTCGGCCTGGCGATCGGTCTGCTGGCCGGCGGTCTGTCGGCCAAGCCGCTGGGCGCGGCGCTGGCCGGAGGCTATGCGACGCCGGTGACCGGCGCGATGGTCTGGCATGTGGCATGGATCGGACTGGTCTCCATACTGGTGCTGGCGGTCATCGCCGCGCTGCGCACCGCATGCTTCGGCACCGGCACGCTGTTCAAGGCGCGTGAGAACGATCGGAACACGGAGGCGACGGCATGA
- a CDS encoding IS3 family transposase, giving the protein MVSALAGLGHPLPLLLRAAGLARSTYYYHRSHPERVTRPDIEPLVDEVFHRTPNGCGHRQVRMCLVNEFGVTVSSKSVLKVMRRMGLECVIRRPNPHRGYSSYRGEAGAKPPNLLERDFAADAPWVKLGTDVTEFRVAGGKAYLAPVYDMGSKEIVAWDVSRHPDLAQQKRMLAMLETRLPEGVSPILHSDMGWQYQHSWWRARLEELGIRQSMSRKGNCLDNAATEQVFGHLKDEFCIGREFASFEEFRTGLDAYIVHWNTKRRQARLEGRTPEEFRNTFPTA; this is encoded by the coding sequence ATCGTTTCGGCGCTGGCGGGGCTTGGCCATCCGCTTCCGCTCCTGCTGAGGGCCGCGGGACTGGCGAGGAGCACGTACTACTACCACCGGTCCCATCCCGAGCGGGTCACCAGGCCCGACATCGAGCCGTTGGTCGATGAGGTGTTCCACCGCACGCCCAACGGGTGCGGGCACCGGCAGGTGCGCATGTGCCTCGTGAACGAGTTCGGCGTGACGGTGAGCTCCAAGAGCGTGCTCAAGGTCATGCGCCGCATGGGCCTGGAGTGCGTCATACGCCGGCCGAACCCCCACCGCGGGTACAGCTCCTATCGGGGCGAGGCGGGCGCGAAGCCGCCGAACCTGCTGGAACGCGACTTCGCGGCCGACGCCCCGTGGGTGAAGCTGGGCACGGACGTCACCGAGTTCAGGGTCGCCGGCGGCAAGGCGTACCTCGCGCCCGTGTACGACATGGGCTCGAAGGAGATCGTCGCCTGGGACGTGAGCCGTCATCCCGATCTGGCCCAGCAGAAGCGCATGCTGGCCATGCTCGAGACCCGTCTTCCCGAAGGCGTGTCCCCGATCCTGCACTCGGACATGGGCTGGCAGTACCAGCACTCCTGGTGGCGGGCCCGCCTGGAGGAACTGGGCATCCGCCAGTCGATGAGCCGCAAGGGCAACTGCCTGGACAACGCCGCGACCGAGCAGGTGTTCGGCCACCTCAAGGACGAGTTCTGCATCGGGCGCGAGTTCGCCTCCTTCGAGGAATTCAGGACCGGGCTGGACGCGTACATCGTCCACTGGAACACCAAACGACGCCAGGCGAGACTCGAGGGACGCACCCCGGAGGAATTCCGCAACACGTTCCCCACCGCTTGA